The Macaca fascicularis isolate 582-1 chromosome 1, T2T-MFA8v1.1 genome includes a window with the following:
- the PRELP gene encoding prolargin gives MRSPLCWLLPLLILASVAQGQSTRRPRPGTGPGRRPRPRPRPTPSFPQPHEPAEPTDLPPPLPPGPPSVFPDCPRECYCPPDFPSALYCDSRNLRKVPVIPPRIHYLYLQNNFITELPLESFQNATGLRWINLDNNRIRKIDQRVLEKLPGLVFLYMEKNQLEEVPSALPRNLEQLRLSQNHISRIPPGVFSKLENLLLLDLQHNRLSDGVFKPDTFQGLKNLMQLNLAHNILRKMPPRVPTAIHQLYLDSNKIETIPNGYFKSFPNLAFIRLNYNKLTDRGLPKNSFNISNLLVLHLSHNRISSVPAINNRLEHLYLNNNSIEKINGTQICPNNLVAFHDFSSDLENVPHLRYLRLDGNYLKPPIPLDLMMCFRLLQSVVI, from the exons ATGAGGTCACCCCTCTGCTGGCTCCTCCCACTTCTCATCTTGGCCTCGGTGGCCCAAGGCCAGTCAACAAGACGACCAAGACCCGGGACTGGGCCCGGGCGCagacccaggcccaggcccaggcccacaCCCAGCTTTCCTCAGCCTCATGAACCAGCAGAGCCAACAGacctgcctcctcccctccctccaggcCCTCCATCTGTCTTCCCTGACTGTCCCCGCGAATGCTACTGCCCCCCTGATTTCCCATCTGCCCTCTACTGTGATAGCCGCAACCTGCGAAAGGTCCCTGTCATCCCGCCCCGCATCCATTACCTCTATCTCCAGAACAACTTCATCACTGAGCTCCCGCTGGAGTCCTTCCAGAATGCCACAGGCCTGCGATGGATTAACCTGGACAACAACCGAATCCGCAAGATAGACCAGAGGGTGCTGGAGAAATTGCCTGGCCTGGTGTTCCTTTATATGGAGAAGAACCAGTTGGAAGAGGTCCCCTCGGCCCTGCCCCGGAACCTGGAGCAGTTGAGGCTGAGCCAGAACCACATCTCCAGAATCCCGCCTGGCGTCTTCAGCAAGCTGGAGAACCTGCTGCTCCTGGATCTCCAGCACAACAGGCTGAGCGACGGCGTCTTCAAGCCCGACACTTTCCAGGGCCTCAAGAACCTCATGCAGCTCAACCTGGCCCACAATATCCTGAGAAAGATGCCGCCCAGGGTCCCTACCGCCATTCACCAGCTCTACCTGGACAGCAacaagattgagaccatccctaATGGATATTTCAAGAGCTTTCCCAATCTTGCCTTCATTCGGCTTAACTACAACAAGCTGACAGACAGGGGACTCCCCAAGAACTCCTTTAACATCTCCAACCTGCTCGTGCTCCACCTGTCACACAACAGGATCAGCAGTGTGCCCGCCATCAACAACAGGCTGGAACACCTGTAcctcaacaacaacagcatcgaGA AAATCAACGGAACCCAGATTTGCCCCAACAACCTAGTGGCGTTCCATGACTTCTCCTCGGACCTGGAGAACGTTCCACACCTGCGCTACCTGCGGTTGGATGGGAACTACCTGAAGCCGCCCATCCCGCTGGACCTCATGATGTGCTTCCGCCTCCTGCAGTCCGTGGTCATCTAG